The Solibacillus daqui genome has a segment encoding these proteins:
- a CDS encoding DegV family protein: MKIFTDSGSDLPKSYFDKEDVHLFPLRVLMKGVEYDDVIGISNDQVYAAIAEGEILKTSQVSLEIFLNAFEQLAKSGEEGIYIAFSSNLSGTCQSAFLAKNQLLETYPDLKLAIIDTKCASYGQGLVVKEAVRLNKFGVTFDDAVAQLTDMADSMEHLFTVGDLNHLANGGRISKTSAFMGGLLNIKPILNIDDGRLVPLEKTRGFKKAIQRMIALMKERGGDFTNKTVGLSHSNDEELMHEVKVAIEEALHPKSIETTTIGSAIGAHVGRGTIAIFFTNK, encoded by the coding sequence ATGAAAATTTTTACGGATAGTGGTTCAGACTTACCAAAATCATATTTTGATAAGGAAGATGTGCATCTTTTCCCGTTACGTGTATTAATGAAAGGTGTCGAGTATGATGACGTTATTGGCATCTCAAATGATCAAGTATACGCAGCAATTGCAGAAGGCGAAATTCTAAAAACATCACAAGTTTCATTAGAAATCTTTTTAAACGCATTTGAACAACTAGCAAAATCAGGCGAGGAAGGGATTTATATTGCCTTTTCTTCAAATTTATCAGGTACTTGTCAAAGTGCTTTTTTAGCAAAAAATCAATTACTTGAAACCTACCCAGATTTAAAATTAGCAATTATCGATACAAAATGCGCTTCTTATGGACAGGGCTTAGTTGTTAAAGAGGCCGTACGTTTAAATAAATTCGGCGTAACTTTTGACGACGCTGTTGCACAATTAACAGATATGGCCGATTCAATGGAACACCTATTTACAGTTGGCGATTTAAATCACTTAGCAAATGGTGGCCGTATTTCAAAGACAAGCGCTTTTATGGGTGGCCTACTGAATATTAAACCGATTTTAAATATTGACGATGGAAGGCTTGTCCCACTCGAAAAAACGCGTGGCTTTAAAAAAGCAATACAGCGTATGATCGCCCTTATGAAGGAACGCGGCGGCGACTTCACAAATAAAACTGTCGGTCTATCTCATAGTAATGATGAGGAATTAATGCACGAAGTAAAGGTTGCAATCGAAGAAGCACTTCATCCAAAATCCATTGAAACGACAACAATTGGATCAGCGATTGGAGCCCATGTCGGAC